Proteins encoded within one genomic window of Candidatus Syntrophocurvum alkaliphilum:
- a CDS encoding DUF1287 domain-containing protein, translating into MSLKFIRYLAVILACVFILIIFYGDKLNIAHIYNINNLNLESPVEQIPPEELTTPDLILLGAREEVKNQTRYDASYVAIDYPGGDVPESRGACTDVIIRALRNVDIDLQKLIHEDMKDNFDIYPNNWGLTEPDRNIDHRRVPNQMKFFERHGTPLPKDIEPEELRWGDIVYWKFPDGQEHTGIISDKRTSSGIPLVIHNGSVAIEEDCLYRWEIIGFYRYP; encoded by the coding sequence TTGTCTTTAAAATTCATTAGATATTTAGCTGTTATCTTAGCTTGTGTATTTATCTTAATCATATTTTATGGGGATAAGCTAAACATTGCTCATATTTATAATATTAATAATTTAAATTTGGAATCTCCTGTTGAGCAAATACCACCTGAAGAATTGACTACCCCCGATTTAATCTTGCTCGGTGCTCGGGAAGAAGTCAAAAACCAAACACGTTATGATGCATCTTATGTAGCTATTGATTACCCTGGAGGAGATGTTCCAGAGAGTAGAGGTGCATGCACAGATGTAATTATACGTGCCTTAAGAAATGTAGATATTGATTTACAAAAGCTTATTCATGAAGATATGAAAGATAATTTTGATATATATCCTAATAATTGGGGATTAACAGAACCCGATAGAAACATCGACCATAGGAGAGTGCCTAATCAAATGAAATTTTTTGAAAGACATGGTACACCACTGCCAAAAGATATTGAACCTGAAGAGCTTAGATGGGGTGATATTGTTTACTGGAAGTTTCCAGATGGTCAAGAACACACTGGTATAATAAGTGACAAGAGAACCTCCTCAGGTATTCCATTAGTTATCCATAATGGCTCTGTTGCCATTGAAGAAGATTGTTTATACAGATGGGAAATAATAGGTTTTTACCGCTATCCTTAA
- a CDS encoding HD-GYP domain-containing protein has product MRKQIKVVDLKPGEFLGQDIYNSFGNLLLRRGVLISEDFLKSLQTKGIENVYIDVYEEKEPKLQQKTNKKINEFKQHNLSHQEFNKVYKEIIFELKRTALRGKYNKQLQKELVSSLVDILKIVFATNANNHIDFYFKCKRLQDNNMYTYESHSLNTGILCAMIGQWLSLSMEEVVEVAITGCLHDIGKNRIPNKILDKRSKLNADEWKIMQTHPIIGASILTKTEWVKPKTIIGVLRHHERLDGSGYPYGCPGSDIPLYARIVAVSGAFDTMTSNRPYATAMNPFAAIANLKDQSFGQLDAKITRLLYEKMLVSNIQNKVELANGDRGTIIYLDPANKSKPIVRTDSGYYDLTQKSAPAIKKILKV; this is encoded by the coding sequence ATGAGAAAACAAATTAAAGTTGTTGATTTAAAACCCGGGGAATTTCTCGGACAGGATATATATAATTCCTTTGGAAACTTACTTCTTAGAAGAGGGGTACTTATAAGTGAAGATTTTTTAAAATCTCTACAAACAAAAGGAATAGAAAATGTTTATATTGATGTATATGAAGAAAAAGAACCAAAATTGCAACAAAAAACTAACAAAAAAATAAATGAATTTAAACAACACAACTTATCACATCAAGAATTCAACAAAGTATATAAGGAAATTATTTTTGAATTAAAAAGAACAGCATTAAGAGGCAAATATAACAAGCAACTACAAAAAGAGTTGGTTAGTTCATTAGTTGATATTTTAAAAATTGTTTTTGCGACAAATGCAAATAACCATATTGATTTCTATTTTAAATGTAAACGCTTGCAGGATAATAACATGTATACTTATGAAAGTCATTCTCTAAATACAGGGATTTTATGTGCCATGATTGGTCAGTGGCTTAGTCTTAGTATGGAGGAAGTTGTTGAGGTAGCAATTACGGGATGCTTACATGATATTGGTAAAAATAGGATTCCAAATAAAATTTTAGATAAACGTAGTAAATTAAATGCTGATGAATGGAAGATAATGCAAACACATCCTATAATAGGAGCATCAATTTTAACAAAAACAGAGTGGGTAAAACCAAAAACAATTATTGGGGTACTAAGACACCATGAGCGCTTAGACGGAAGTGGTTATCCATATGGTTGTCCCGGGAGTGATATCCCACTATATGCAAGAATTGTAGCAGTTTCAGGGGCATTTGATACTATGACTTCAAATAGACCATATGCAACAGCCATGAACCCATTTGCAGCGATTGCAAACCTTAAAGACCAGTCTTTCGGTCAATTAGATGCTAAGATTACAAGATTATTATATGAAAAAATGTTAGTAAGTAATATTCAGAATAAAGTTGAACTTGCTAATGGTGATCGTGGAACAATAATATATTTAGACCCTGCTAACAAAAGTAAGCCTATTGTTAGAACAGATAGTGGTTATTATGATTTAACTCAAAAATCAGCTCCAGCTATAAAGAAAATTTTAAAAGTGTAA
- a CDS encoding acyl-[acyl-carrier-protein] thioesterase, with protein sequence MKFEKEFIIYYHDTDYLNKLKLTSLMNYFQEIAFLHLKSINAGMDTLKENQETWMIYRYYIKIEQSPKWQDKLFIETWLSQAKSFKGTREFEVKNSNNDIIAKAKSISFLIDTVKMKPKKIDSQNFDTSILNPRQAIEYVPSNFSSFDNYEHECTFNVRQNDIDTNGHVNNIIYADWFLEAIYMMGEKNYSIKELEILYKKEIRYGQKITVKIKKIEESSAYVTYNGQISNEDHIISAIIKGKIEKAR encoded by the coding sequence ATGAAATTCGAAAAAGAATTTATTATATACTATCATGATACAGATTATCTAAATAAACTTAAATTAACAAGTTTAATGAACTATTTTCAAGAAATTGCCTTTTTGCATCTTAAATCAATTAATGCTGGTATGGATACCTTAAAAGAAAACCAAGAAACTTGGATGATTTATAGATATTATATCAAAATTGAGCAGAGCCCTAAATGGCAAGATAAGTTATTTATAGAAACATGGCTTTCTCAGGCTAAAAGTTTTAAAGGTACTAGAGAGTTTGAAGTTAAAAATTCAAATAATGATATAATTGCAAAAGCTAAGTCTATTTCTTTTTTAATTGATACAGTAAAAATGAAACCTAAAAAGATAGATTCACAGAATTTTGATACTTCGATTTTAAATCCAAGACAAGCTATTGAATATGTTCCTAGTAATTTTAGTTCTTTTGATAATTATGAACATGAATGTACTTTTAATGTTCGCCAAAATGATATTGATACAAATGGGCATGTAAATAATATTATTTATGCAGATTGGTTTTTGGAAGCCATATATATGATGGGAGAGAAAAATTATAGTATAAAGGAGCTGGAAATATTATACAAGAAAGAAATAAGATATGGCCAAAAAATAACAGTAAAGATTAAGAAAATTGAAGAATCTAGTGCATATGTAACCTATAATGGACAAATTTCAAATGAGGATCATATTATTTCAGCAATTATAAAAGGAAAGATTGAAAAAGCAAGATAA
- a CDS encoding MBL fold metallo-hydrolase: protein MFEKIFDDTYIVANKNGKFPDSICTYFDDEVKTLIDTTMDTSFVNYFNDKKVDLIINSHFHKDHCGSNHLFPNAKIIAHPADIPAMQSFTTFCEYFGINDYCSEEEAAELFSWLDFHPSPIHNKIEDGDIIELGKTKLQVVHTPGHTPGHCTFFWEDKGVVFSGDIDLTDFGPWYGHIVSDVDQVINSIEKIMKINPEAIVSGHRGLITDNIQGELRNYLNKVYEKEEKILKALKNPLTLDELTHKKIIYGKWSEPTHFFYFFEKLSLLTHLERLQKLGLVSLENDLYVTK from the coding sequence ATGTTTGAAAAAATTTTTGACGATACCTATATCGTCGCTAACAAAAATGGTAAATTTCCAGATTCTATTTGTACTTATTTTGATGACGAAGTTAAAACTCTTATCGACACAACTATGGACACAAGTTTTGTAAATTATTTTAATGATAAAAAGGTTGATTTAATAATTAATTCTCATTTTCATAAGGACCATTGTGGATCAAATCACCTATTCCCAAATGCAAAAATAATAGCTCATCCAGCTGACATACCTGCAATGCAATCTTTTACAACTTTTTGTGAATATTTTGGAATAAATGACTACTGTTCAGAAGAAGAAGCAGCCGAATTATTTTCTTGGTTAGATTTTCACCCCTCACCCATACATAATAAAATTGAAGATGGCGATATTATAGAATTAGGGAAAACCAAACTACAAGTAGTTCACACACCCGGACATACTCCGGGGCATTGTACATTTTTTTGGGAAGATAAAGGAGTCGTATTTAGTGGTGATATAGACCTTACTGATTTTGGACCTTGGTATGGGCATATAGTAAGTGATGTAGATCAAGTTATTAATTCTATTGAAAAAATTATGAAAATAAATCCAGAAGCAATTGTAAGTGGTCATAGAGGACTTATTACAGATAATATACAAGGGGAATTACGTAACTATTTAAATAAAGTATATGAAAAAGAAGAAAAAATCTTAAAAGCTCTAAAAAATCCTTTAACTCTAGATGAACTAACTCATAAGAAAATTATATATGGAAAATGGAGTGAACCTACTCATTTTTTCTATTTCTTTGAAAAACTCTCCCTACTTACACATTTAGAAAGACTACAAAAATTAGGATTGGTAAGTTTAGAAAATGATTTATATGTAACTAAATAA
- the aroF gene encoding 3-deoxy-7-phosphoheptulonate synthase: MGEYKLASKEKLNQNTIIKIKDTLIGEGYCTIIAGPCAIESRDNYLEIAQILKEIGVDMLRGGAFKPRTSPYSFQGMGKEGLQIIYEAKMLTNLPAVTEVLDVRDIDYVYKYCDIIQIGSRNMQNFSLLKEVGKIDKPVIVKRGLSATIDEWLLAAEYVLNMGNEQVILCERGIRTFETLTRNTVDIGAVSLIKELSHLPILVDPSHATGKRSIIKPVAKAALAAGADGIMVEVHQKPEDALSDGSQSLTPKEYKSLYLELTKFSHLENKQIN; the protein is encoded by the coding sequence GTGGGAGAATATAAATTAGCCTCCAAAGAAAAATTAAATCAAAATACAATAATAAAAATTAAAGATACATTAATAGGAGAAGGATATTGTACTATAATAGCTGGTCCTTGTGCTATAGAATCAAGAGATAATTATTTAGAAATAGCACAAATACTTAAGGAGATTGGTGTAGATATGCTAAGAGGGGGAGCATTTAAACCTCGAACATCTCCATATTCTTTTCAAGGTATGGGGAAGGAAGGTTTGCAGATTATTTATGAAGCAAAAATGTTAACTAACCTCCCTGCAGTAACTGAGGTTCTTGATGTTAGAGATATAGATTATGTTTATAAATATTGTGACATTATTCAAATAGGAAGCAGAAATATGCAAAACTTTTCGTTACTAAAAGAGGTTGGAAAAATAGATAAACCAGTTATTGTTAAAAGAGGATTATCTGCAACTATTGATGAATGGCTACTTGCTGCGGAGTATGTACTAAATATGGGCAATGAACAGGTGATTCTTTGTGAGAGGGGTATTCGTACATTTGAGACTTTAACCAGAAATACAGTAGACATTGGAGCTGTTAGTTTGATTAAAGAGCTCTCACATTTACCTATTTTGGTTGATCCTAGTCATGCTACTGGCAAACGATCTATTATTAAGCCAGTAGCAAAAGCAGCATTAGCTGCAGGAGCAGATGGAATAATGGTAGAAGTTCATCAGAAACCAGAGGATGCATTATCTGATGGGAGTCAGTCTTTGACTCCGAAGGAGTACAAAAGTCTATATTTAGAGCTAACAAAATTTTCGCATTTGGAAAATAAACAGATTAATTAA
- the trpA gene encoding tryptophan synthase subunit alpha → MSIIKDKFKELKNKGEMGLIAFMMSAIPNEDLCLDCIKALEQGGCDLLELGVPFTDPVADGKVLERFHHQGVNNGLDLDRCLDFIDKVKNSTNIPIILFSYLNPIYKKGIDKCMSELKDIGINNVIVPDLPLDELSRLEGFGVEVIPMLAPSSRKDRMELVGKRNADFIYCVSSRGTTGVKSLEEEEIKQYLSNVNMYTDSPLALGFGISQPKQAKQFKNLADAIVIGSHFANLIERNNKKNTLPAIIENETISFKQALI, encoded by the coding sequence ATGTCAATAATTAAAGATAAATTTAAAGAATTAAAAAATAAAGGAGAAATGGGATTAATAGCATTTATGATGTCAGCAATACCTAATGAGGATTTATGTCTTGACTGTATAAAGGCTTTAGAACAAGGTGGTTGTGATTTACTTGAGCTAGGTGTACCGTTTACAGATCCAGTGGCAGACGGTAAAGTGCTAGAGCGTTTTCATCATCAAGGAGTTAATAATGGATTGGATTTAGATAGGTGTTTAGATTTTATAGATAAAGTTAAAAATTCAACCAATATTCCTATAATACTTTTTTCATACTTAAATCCTATTTATAAAAAGGGTATAGATAAATGCATGAGCGAGTTAAAAGATATAGGGATTAATAATGTAATAGTACCAGATCTTCCGTTAGATGAATTATCGCGTTTAGAAGGGTTTGGGGTTGAGGTTATTCCAATGCTAGCACCAAGCAGTAGAAAAGATCGTATGGAGTTAGTGGGTAAGCGAAATGCAGATTTTATATATTGTGTTTCTAGTAGAGGAACTACAGGAGTTAAATCTTTAGAAGAAGAGGAAATAAAACAATATTTAAGTAATGTTAATATGTATACTGATTCTCCATTAGCACTAGGATTTGGGATTTCACAACCTAAACAAGCAAAACAGTTTAAAAACTTAGCAGATGCAATTGTAATAGGGAGTCACTTTGCTAACTTGATAGAAAGAAATAATAAAAAAAATACCTTACCAGCCATAATTGAAAATGAAACTATTAGTTTCAAACAGGCTTTGATATAG
- the trpB gene encoding tryptophan synthase subunit beta gives MMPNNKGYFGNYGGRFVPETLIPALDQLDKAYKQVNLDNDFKNTVKHYLANYVGRKTPLYYASRLTNEIGGAKIYLKREDLNHTGSHKINNTIGQALLAQKIGKKRLIAETGAGQHGVATATAAAVLGLECTVYMGAKDVKRQKLNVFRMKMLGAEVIPVSSGSQTLKDATNEAFRDYIASFEYSYFVIGSVVGPHPYPMIVRDMQSIIGKEVREQILEVENRLPDSIIACVGGGSNSIGIFYDFIHDNTELIGVEGGGKGIETKEHCATLNKGTSGILHGSLSILLQEENGHLLPTHSISAGLDYPGVGPEHAFLKEQERVEYVSITDKEALEAFKTLSQTEGIIPALESAHAVAYAIKKAPTMKNNEIIIVNLSGRGDKDVESVANIIEEDFNVNN, from the coding sequence ATGATGCCAAATAATAAAGGATATTTTGGAAATTATGGTGGTAGATTTGTACCAGAAACATTAATACCAGCTCTAGATCAACTAGACAAAGCATATAAGCAAGTAAATTTAGATAATGATTTTAAAAATACAGTTAAACATTATTTAGCTAACTATGTGGGCAGAAAGACTCCACTTTATTACGCTAGTCGGTTAACAAACGAAATAGGTGGTGCAAAAATATATCTTAAAAGAGAAGACCTAAACCATACTGGTTCACATAAAATTAATAATACTATTGGTCAAGCACTTTTAGCCCAAAAAATAGGCAAAAAGCGTTTAATAGCTGAAACTGGAGCTGGTCAGCACGGAGTAGCAACAGCTACAGCAGCGGCTGTGCTAGGGTTAGAGTGTACAGTATATATGGGAGCAAAGGATGTTAAGAGACAAAAACTAAATGTATTTAGAATGAAAATGCTTGGTGCTGAAGTAATACCGGTTTCCAGTGGAAGTCAAACACTTAAAGATGCTACAAACGAAGCTTTTCGTGACTATATAGCAAGTTTTGAATATTCTTATTTTGTGATTGGCTCAGTAGTAGGACCACATCCTTATCCAATGATTGTACGTGATATGCAGTCTATTATTGGAAAAGAGGTCCGTGAACAAATATTAGAAGTAGAAAATAGATTACCTGACAGTATTATTGCTTGTGTTGGGGGAGGTAGCAATTCAATAGGAATATTTTATGATTTTATACATGATAATACCGAGCTTATTGGAGTTGAAGGTGGAGGAAAAGGCATAGAGACAAAAGAACACTGTGCAACTTTAAATAAAGGTACGAGTGGAATATTGCATGGATCACTTAGTATTTTGCTTCAGGAAGAGAACGGACATTTACTCCCAACTCACTCAATTTCAGCAGGTTTAGATTATCCTGGAGTTGGTCCAGAGCATGCTTTTTTAAAAGAGCAAGAAAGAGTTGAATATGTAAGTATAACAGATAAGGAAGCACTTGAAGCCTTTAAAACTCTAAGTCAAACTGAGGGAATTATACCGGCTTTAGAAAGTGCCCATGCAGTTGCATATGCAATAAAAAAGGCACCTACAATGAAAAATAATGAAATAATTATAGTTAACTTATCAGGTAGAGGTGACAAAGACGTAGAATCAGTAGCTAATATTATTGAGGAGGATTTTAATGTCAATAATTAA
- a CDS encoding phosphoribosylanthranilate isomerase — protein sequence MTKIKICGITCYEDALKAKKAGAWAIGEIFAPSSRRITIEKAAFINHKIGDGIAKVGVFVNESIDNVNTVAKECNLDFVQLHGDENKDYVKELNIPVIKAFAVNKKITPLDLKDWSVFAYLFDTYSLNKRGGTGKTFDWSLIEDIISCYRVIIAGGLTPTNIGYVVKKFKPYAVDVSSGVESIQGIKDTQRIDEFIFKVKEAQKL from the coding sequence ATGACTAAAATTAAAATTTGCGGAATTACATGCTATGAGGATGCTCTAAAAGCAAAAAAAGCAGGTGCTTGGGCAATAGGTGAAATTTTTGCACCATCTTCTAGAAGAATCACTATTGAGAAGGCAGCATTTATAAATCATAAGATAGGTGATGGAATAGCTAAAGTCGGAGTTTTTGTAAATGAGTCAATTGATAATGTCAATACAGTAGCTAAAGAGTGTAATCTTGATTTTGTACAGCTACATGGCGATGAAAATAAAGATTATGTAAAAGAGCTTAATATTCCTGTTATTAAAGCTTTTGCAGTTAATAAAAAAATAACACCATTAGACTTAAAAGATTGGTCAGTATTTGCCTATCTTTTTGATACGTATAGTTTGAATAAACGAGGTGGTACTGGTAAAACGTTTGATTGGAGTTTAATAGAGGATATTATTAGTTGTTATAGAGTAATAATTGCTGGGGGTTTAACCCCAACAAATATCGGGTATGTAGTTAAAAAATTTAAACCATATGCTGTAGATGTTTCTAGTGGTGTTGAATCTATACAAGGAATTAAGGATACACAAAGGATTGATGAATTTATTTTTAAGGTAAAGGAGGCACAAAAATTATGA
- the trpC gene encoding indole-3-glycerol phosphate synthase TrpC, producing the protein MLDSIINIKREEIKLLKKELKIEKYFPGLDNRKFLDSLKRENGVISVIAEVKKASPVKGVLCNQFDPVELADIYEKNGATAISVITDNKYFLGEKEYLSLVKKTVDVPILRKDFIIDELQLYETAVLGADAVLLISRILDYNVLLNLVEKCFKLGVEPFVEVHDRADINKCLDTPVKVIGINNRNLKDFTVSIDSTLELIEYIPNSIVKVSESGIKSQRDLVLLEKAGVNAVLVGESIVVADNIPAKVKELAYYREA; encoded by the coding sequence ATGTTAGATAGTATTATAAATATAAAAAGGGAAGAAATTAAACTCTTAAAAAAAGAGTTGAAGATAGAAAAATATTTTCCAGGTTTAGATAACAGAAAATTTTTAGATTCACTAAAAAGAGAAAATGGCGTTATATCAGTTATAGCTGAAGTAAAAAAGGCTTCACCGGTTAAGGGAGTTTTATGTAATCAATTTGATCCAGTTGAACTTGCTGATATATATGAAAAGAATGGAGCTACAGCTATATCAGTTATAACTGATAATAAATATTTTTTAGGTGAAAAAGAATATTTATCATTAGTAAAAAAAACTGTTGATGTACCTATTCTGCGTAAAGATTTTATTATTGATGAATTACAGCTTTATGAAACAGCAGTACTAGGGGCAGATGCAGTATTATTAATATCTCGTATTCTTGATTATAATGTTCTACTTAATCTAGTTGAAAAATGTTTTAAGTTGGGTGTAGAACCTTTTGTAGAAGTTCATGATAGAGCAGATATTAATAAATGTTTGGATACACCAGTAAAGGTTATTGGAATAAACAATAGAAATTTAAAAGATTTTACAGTAAGTATAGACTCAACTTTAGAGTTAATTGAATATATTCCAAATTCAATAGTTAAAGTCAGTGAAAGTGGAATCAAAAGCCAAAGAGACTTGGTTCTTTTAGAAAAAGCAGGAGTAAATGCGGTTTTAGTTGGTGAGTCAATTGTTGTGGCTGATAATATCCCCGCAAAGGTTAAAGAGCTAGCCTATTATCGGGAGGCGTAG
- the trpD gene encoding anthranilate phosphoribosyltransferase → MFRDYAKRIISGEHLLSDDAYKVAEQLLNNDVDAVEAAVFLIALRTRKESEDEIIGFVNGLKDRSIKLETDFELLDTCGTGGDGLNTFNISTAAALVTASCGVSVAKHGNRAISSACGSADVLEALGVKIDLTPDDSKRLLDKTGITFLFAPYYHPLLKKLAPLRKHIGVPTIFNFLGPLLNPFQLTYQVLGVSDVNLQETMAKALQKLGRKRSMVIHACNGMDEISPTGLTRVYECHGNKLKFYHIDPQKFKINSIQLKDIKGTNAKQNASIIYKLLSGEKGPCLDVVLLNAAASLMIANKAKSMTEAILIAQEAIDSGKALSTLRSVISYSRDQVVIC, encoded by the coding sequence ATGTTTAGAGACTATGCTAAACGCATTATTAGCGGAGAGCATCTTTTAAGTGATGATGCATATAAAGTAGCTGAACAACTACTAAATAATGATGTTGATGCAGTTGAGGCTGCAGTATTTTTAATTGCTTTACGAACTCGCAAGGAAAGCGAAGATGAAATTATAGGCTTTGTAAATGGATTAAAAGATCGTTCCATAAAGCTAGAAACTGATTTTGAACTACTTGATACATGCGGTACGGGAGGAGATGGATTAAACACATTTAATATTTCTACAGCAGCGGCTTTAGTAACTGCTAGTTGTGGAGTTTCTGTAGCTAAGCATGGCAATAGAGCTATCAGCAGTGCTTGTGGAAGTGCTGATGTTCTAGAGGCTTTGGGTGTTAAAATTGATCTTACACCTGATGACAGCAAACGATTACTGGATAAGACAGGTATAACATTTTTGTTTGCCCCATATTATCATCCACTTCTTAAAAAATTAGCTCCATTACGGAAACATATTGGAGTTCCTACTATATTTAATTTTCTTGGACCACTTTTAAACCCATTTCAACTTACTTATCAAGTATTAGGCGTATCCGATGTTAACTTACAAGAAACCATGGCTAAAGCCTTACAAAAGCTAGGTCGTAAAAGATCAATGGTTATACATGCATGTAATGGGATGGATGAGATTAGTCCAACTGGATTAACTCGTGTTTATGAGTGTCATGGAAACAAGCTTAAATTTTATCATATAGATCCACAAAAATTTAAAATAAATTCTATTCAATTAAAAGACATCAAAGGCACTAATGCAAAGCAAAATGCCAGTATTATTTATAAATTACTAAGTGGTGAAAAAGGACCATGTCTTGATGTTGTATTACTGAATGCGGCTGCTTCTTTAATGATAGCTAATAAAGCAAAAAGCATGACTGAAGCAATCTTAATTGCACAAGAAGCTATCGACTCAGGAAAGGCCTTAAGCACCTTAAGATCAGTGATTTCCTATAGCAGAGATCAGGTGGTCATATGTTAG
- a CDS encoding anthranilate synthase component II, which translates to MILMIDNYDSFTYNIVQYMEELGEDLKVVYNDEISVEEIEEIKPEAIIISPGPSGPEQSGVCLDVIARFYNQIPILGVCLGHQCIGYVFGAEVFVNERLMHGKTSNIYHNKTGLYHSLPYPFTAARYNSLIINENNLPECLKITSRSEFSEVMGIKHIKYPVEGVQFHPESIMTTEGKNLLANFIKVKNDWNVKKLA; encoded by the coding sequence ATGATTTTAATGATTGATAATTATGATTCTTTCACATATAACATTGTCCAGTATATGGAGGAATTAGGTGAAGATTTAAAGGTTGTATATAATGATGAAATTAGTGTTGAAGAGATAGAAGAAATTAAACCAGAGGCTATTATTATTTCACCTGGTCCTTCTGGACCTGAGCAATCTGGAGTTTGCTTAGATGTAATAGCTAGGTTTTATAATCAGATTCCTATTTTAGGTGTGTGTTTAGGACACCAATGTATAGGTTATGTGTTTGGTGCAGAAGTATTTGTGAATGAAAGATTAATGCATGGAAAAACATCAAATATATATCACAATAAAACAGGCTTATACCATAGTTTGCCATATCCTTTTACCGCAGCACGCTATAATTCACTAATAATTAATGAAAACAATTTACCTGAATGCCTAAAAATAACATCTAGAAGTGAATTTAGCGAGGTTATGGGAATTAAACATATCAAATATCCAGTAGAGGGGGTGCAATTTCATCCGGAATCGATTATGACAACAGAGGGAAAAAACTTATTAGCCAACTTTATTAAAGTGAAGAACGATTGGAATGTTAAGAAACTAGCTTAA